The following proteins are co-located in the Komagataeibacter sp. FNDCF1 genome:
- a CDS encoding gluconate 2-dehydrogenase subunit 3 family protein — MQGLASAAACSTVLTSSGRAGPAGRTPYSPRFFDAAEWAFLVAACDRLIPADANGPGAVALDVPRFIDRQMDTPYAHGEQWYMSGPFVQGPDNLGYQLPYAPRDLYRHGIAGMNAHAATRHGRPFASLAPAVQDGLLQAAEKGSLVFGDIPSAVFFDQLLANVMEGAFSDPIHGGNTGLGGWTMLGFPGARADFMDWVDQYGAHYPLGSVSISGERA; from the coding sequence ATGCAGGGACTGGCTTCAGCGGCGGCCTGCAGCACGGTCCTGACCTCATCCGGCCGGGCCGGTCCGGCGGGAAGGACACCATACAGCCCCCGGTTTTTCGATGCAGCCGAATGGGCGTTCCTTGTCGCCGCCTGTGACCGGCTTATTCCCGCCGATGCCAATGGCCCCGGTGCCGTGGCGCTGGATGTGCCGCGCTTCATTGACCGCCAGATGGATACCCCCTACGCCCATGGCGAGCAGTGGTACATGTCCGGTCCCTTCGTGCAGGGGCCGGACAATCTGGGCTACCAGCTGCCCTATGCCCCGCGTGACCTGTACAGACACGGCATCGCGGGCATGAACGCGCATGCCGCAACCCGGCATGGCCGGCCCTTTGCATCCCTGGCGCCCGCCGTTCAGGACGGCCTGCTGCAGGCCGCCGAAAAGGGCAGCCTGGTCTTTGGCGATATTCCCTCGGCCGTATTTTTTGATCAGTTGCTGGCCAATGTGATGGAAGGGGCCTTCAGTGACCCCATCCATGGCGGCAATACCGGGCTGGGTGGCTGGACCATGCTGGGCTTTCCCGGTGCGCGGGCCGATTTCATGGACTGGGTGGACCAGTACGGCGCCCATTACCCGCTGGGCAGTGTCTCCATTTCGGGAGAGAGGGCATGA
- the cbiB gene encoding adenosylcobinamide-phosphate synthase CbiB codes for MRIFLFLLHRLGVTCLASMTDAAMGYPQALVRRIGHPVIWIGGLVGALDRHLNTTDRTLGQRRLAGYAAAGVTATLPTVIAIVMVRVIRWLLPRWLALPVTAVLASTLVAQRSLHDHVLAVAHAADEGLPAARRAVSHIVGRDPEQLDEAGVLRAATETLAENFSDGIVAPLLWMAAGGLPGAVFYKSVNTADSMIGHRTPRHEAFGCAAARLDDLVNLPASRLSAIWIILAALTLPGMRAGAALRIVWRDARAHRSPNAGWPEAAMAGALGIRLSGPRSYDGVCVAEPWVGDGTPVLRPDDLYRALALYRRACVIQTLAGLSALGLLARRPRGR; via the coding sequence ATGCGTATTTTCCTTTTCCTGCTGCACAGGCTTGGCGTTACATGCCTTGCCTCCATGACTGATGCCGCCATGGGCTATCCGCAGGCGCTCGTACGCCGCATCGGGCATCCGGTCATATGGATCGGGGGGCTGGTCGGCGCGCTTGACCGGCATCTCAACACGACAGACCGCACGCTCGGGCAGCGCAGGCTGGCGGGGTACGCTGCGGCCGGGGTGACTGCTACCCTCCCCACCGTCATTGCCATCGTGATGGTCCGCGTGATCCGGTGGCTCCTGCCGCGCTGGCTGGCGCTGCCGGTTACCGCCGTGCTGGCCAGCACGCTTGTGGCGCAGCGGTCGCTGCACGACCATGTGCTGGCCGTGGCACATGCGGCGGACGAAGGCCTGCCCGCCGCGCGCCGCGCCGTGTCCCACATCGTGGGGCGCGACCCCGAACAGCTGGATGAGGCGGGCGTGCTGCGTGCCGCGACCGAAACACTGGCCGAAAATTTTTCCGATGGCATCGTGGCCCCCCTGCTGTGGATGGCGGCGGGTGGCCTGCCGGGCGCGGTCTTCTACAAATCCGTCAATACGGCGGACAGCATGATCGGCCACCGTACGCCGCGACATGAAGCCTTTGGCTGTGCCGCGGCCCGGCTGGATGATCTGGTCAACCTGCCTGCTTCCCGCCTGTCGGCCATATGGATCATTCTTGCCGCCCTGACGCTGCCGGGCATGCGTGCCGGTGCCGCGCTGCGTATCGTATGGCGCGACGCCCGGGCCCATCGTTCACCCAACGCGGGCTGGCCGGAGGCTGCCATGGCGGGCGCCCTGGGCATACGCCTGTCCGGCCCGCGCAGCTATGACGGCGTATGCGTGGCCGAGCCCTGGGTGGGGGACGGCACGCCCGTGCTGCGCCCCGATGACCTGTATCGCGCCCTTGCCCTCTATCGCCGGGCCTGCGTGATCCAGACGCTGGCGGGGCTGTCAGCCCTCGGCCTGCTCGCACGCCGCCCGCGCGGGCGCTGA
- a CDS encoding cobyric acid synthase, whose protein sequence is MVARALMLQGTGSSVGKSVLVAGLARALVRRGLRVRPFKPQNMSNNAAVTADGGEIGRAQALQARACGVSPCVDMNPVLLKPQGMTGSQLVVRGRVRGQVRARDFQSFKRGLMPEVLESFHTLAAQADIVLVEGAGSASEVNLRADDIANMGFAQAADINVVLVGDIDRGGVIASLVGTQAVVATEDARRIKGFIVNRMRGDPSLFAAGMAAVATSTGWRPVGLVPFLERVRDLPAEDAADLAPGGAVAYGGVRIAVPCLPMIANFDDLDPLAAEDGVSLTMVPRGRVLPSCDLIILPGAKATIADLAALRAEGWDIDIHAHVRRGGHVLGICGGYQMLGHAIADPAGIEGPPATVAGLGLLDVTTVLEGDKRLEEVTGHLLPEQARLRGYEMHMGRTGGPDHAARPLTDLDGRPDGAVSPSGRIWGTYVHGLLADGHARAALLARLGGISHGHDHDTRIDAALDALADHLEAHLDIDALLELARPVNPVSAPARAACEQAEG, encoded by the coding sequence ATGGTGGCCCGCGCCCTCATGCTTCAGGGTACCGGCTCGTCCGTGGGCAAGTCGGTGCTGGTGGCGGGTCTGGCCCGCGCGCTGGTCCGGCGCGGGCTGCGGGTGCGGCCGTTCAAGCCGCAGAACATGTCCAACAACGCCGCAGTCACGGCAGACGGGGGTGAGATCGGGCGCGCGCAGGCGCTGCAGGCGCGTGCCTGCGGGGTGTCGCCCTGCGTGGACATGAATCCCGTTCTGCTCAAGCCGCAGGGCATGACCGGCTCGCAGCTTGTGGTGCGTGGCAGGGTGCGCGGGCAGGTAAGGGCGCGGGATTTCCAGTCCTTCAAGCGTGGCCTGATGCCCGAGGTGCTGGAGAGCTTCCACACCCTCGCGGCACAGGCGGACATCGTGCTGGTGGAGGGGGCTGGCTCCGCTTCCGAAGTCAATCTCCGCGCCGATGACATCGCCAACATGGGTTTCGCGCAGGCGGCCGACATCAATGTCGTGCTGGTGGGCGACATTGACCGTGGCGGGGTCATCGCCAGCCTGGTGGGCACGCAGGCCGTGGTGGCGACGGAGGATGCACGGCGTATAAAAGGCTTTATCGTCAACCGTATGCGGGGCGACCCATCACTGTTCGCGGCGGGGATGGCGGCGGTTGCCACTTCCACGGGCTGGCGCCCCGTCGGGCTTGTACCGTTTCTGGAGCGCGTGCGTGACCTGCCGGCGGAAGATGCGGCGGACCTGGCGCCAGGGGGGGCCGTGGCGTATGGGGGTGTGCGCATCGCCGTGCCCTGCCTGCCCATGATTGCCAATTTCGATGATCTCGACCCGCTGGCGGCAGAAGATGGCGTATCCCTGACGATGGTGCCCCGTGGGCGGGTACTGCCATCATGTGACCTGATCATCCTGCCCGGTGCCAAGGCCACGATTGCCGATCTGGCGGCCCTGCGGGCGGAGGGGTGGGATATCGACATCCATGCCCATGTGCGCCGGGGCGGGCATGTGCTGGGCATATGCGGCGGCTACCAGATGCTGGGGCATGCCATTGCCGACCCCGCCGGGATCGAGGGGCCGCCCGCAACGGTGGCGGGTCTGGGCCTGCTGGATGTGACCACCGTGCTGGAGGGTGACAAGCGACTGGAGGAAGTGACCGGCCATCTCCTGCCCGAACAGGCCCGCCTGCGGGGGTACGAGATGCATATGGGCCGCACCGGTGGTCCGGACCATGCAGCCCGTCCCCTGACCGATCTGGACGGCCGGCCCGATGGCGCGGTCAGCCCGTCGGGGCGGATATGGGGCACCTATGTGCATGGCCTGCTGGCCGACGGGCATGCGCGGGCGGCGCTGCTGGCACGGCTGGGGGGCATATCGCACGGGCATGACCATGATACGCGGATTGACGCGGCCCTTGATGCGCTGGCCGACCATCTGGAAGCGCATCTTGACATTGATGCCCTGCTGGAACTGGCCCGGCCCGTGAATCCTGTATCAGCGCCCGCGCGGGCGGCGTGCGAGCAGGCCGAGGGCTGA
- the cobO gene encoding cob(I)yrinic acid a,c-diamide adenosyltransferase, whose protein sequence is MTLTPEEIRHREKMARRKEVQDREVSSKSIEKGLLAVHTGAGKGKSTAAFGMALRTLAHGGRIVVIQFIKGAWNTGERKALERFGDQVEWHALGEGFTWNTQDRARDIANCRTAWAEARAALKRADVSMVILDELNIALRYDYLPIEEVLADIAARPAMQHVVVTGRNARPAMIEAADLVTEMTQVAHHFKKGVKAQAGIEF, encoded by the coding sequence ATGACCCTTACCCCCGAAGAAATCCGCCACCGTGAAAAAATGGCCAGGCGCAAGGAAGTGCAGGACAGGGAGGTCAGCAGCAAATCCATAGAGAAGGGACTGCTGGCCGTGCATACCGGTGCCGGCAAGGGCAAGTCCACCGCCGCCTTCGGCATGGCGCTGCGCACGCTGGCCCATGGCGGGCGCATCGTGGTTATCCAGTTCATCAAGGGTGCGTGGAACACGGGGGAGCGCAAGGCGCTGGAACGCTTTGGCGACCAGGTGGAATGGCATGCTCTGGGCGAGGGTTTTACATGGAACACGCAGGACCGCGCGCGCGACATCGCCAACTGCCGCACGGCCTGGGCGGAAGCCCGCGCGGCGCTGAAGCGCGCGGATGTGAGCATGGTGATCCTTGATGAACTCAATATCGCGCTGCGCTACGACTACCTGCCCATCGAGGAGGTGCTGGCCGATATCGCCGCCCGCCCCGCCATGCAGCATGTGGTGGTGACCGGCCGCAACGCCCGCCCCGCCATGATTGAGGCAGCCGATCTGGTTACCGAAATGACGCAGGTGGCCCATCACTTCAAGAAAGGGGTCAAGGCGCAGGCCGGGATCGAGTTCTGA
- the cobU gene encoding bifunctional adenosylcobinamide kinase/adenosylcobinamide-phosphate guanylyltransferase, whose translation MKAHPPQPGSGGMQGCILVLGGARSGKSRFAEGLFPHWPAPWAYLATCQPHDGEMTARIATHRTRRGKDWQTVEEPLDLPRTLDALAARPVLVDCLTLWLTNLMLAERDVGQATQELLAALGRRAGPTVLVSNEVGQGIVPNNALARRFRDEAGLLHQAIAREAARVVFVVAGLPMEMK comes from the coding sequence ATGAAGGCGCACCCCCCACAGCCCGGTTCTGGCGGCATGCAGGGCTGCATTCTTGTACTGGGTGGCGCGCGCTCGGGCAAAAGCCGTTTTGCGGAAGGGCTGTTCCCCCACTGGCCCGCGCCATGGGCCTATCTGGCCACATGCCAGCCCCATGATGGGGAAATGACCGCCCGCATCGCCACCCACCGCACCCGCAGGGGAAAGGACTGGCAGACGGTGGAGGAACCGCTCGACCTGCCGCGCACGCTGGATGCGCTGGCCGCCCGCCCCGTGCTGGTGGACTGCCTGACCCTGTGGCTGACCAATCTCATGCTGGCGGAGCGTGATGTCGGGCAGGCAACGCAGGAACTGCTGGCCGCCCTTGGCCGCCGGGCGGGGCCTACGGTACTGGTCTCGAACGAAGTGGGGCAGGGGATCGTGCCCAACAATGCGCTGGCCCGGCGCTTTCGTGATGAGGCGGGTCTGCTGCACCAGGCTATTGCGCGTGAGGCCGCGCGTGTTGTCTTTGTGGTGGCAGGACTGCCGATGGAGATGAAATGA
- the cobT gene encoding nicotinate-nucleotide--dimethylbenzimidazole phosphoribosyltransferase — MPPRLSPPQDMAALRALCSTLPEADMAADHAMASHDAGLTKPPGSLGRLEELARWAGRWQRTPWPRAERVEIIVFAGNHGVTAQGVTPWPTDVTRQMVENFRNGGAAINQIARVAGARLRAVAVEDLRPTADFTHAPAMDLPSFLHAIATGMAAARPGTDLLCLGEMGIGNTTTAAAVCAGLFGGGGAAWAGRGTGLDDAGVRHKAQVIDHALARHAATMGDPLEVMRHLGGHELAAMLGAAIAARHYNIPVLLDGFICTAAVAPLGLLHAGGLDHTRLAHCSAESGHARLASALGLSPLLDLGLRLGEGSGAGLAIPLVRAATACLCGMATFAQAQVSGRE; from the coding sequence ATGCCACCCCGTCTTTCCCCCCCGCAGGACATGGCTGCGCTCCGCGCGCTGTGCAGCACCCTTCCCGAAGCCGACATGGCGGCCGACCATGCCATGGCCAGCCATGATGCCGGGCTGACCAAGCCGCCGGGCAGCCTTGGCCGGCTGGAGGAACTGGCGCGCTGGGCGGGCCGGTGGCAACGCACCCCGTGGCCCCGCGCCGAACGGGTGGAGATCATTGTCTTTGCCGGCAACCACGGCGTGACCGCGCAGGGGGTGACACCATGGCCCACCGATGTCACGCGCCAGATGGTCGAAAACTTTCGCAACGGCGGGGCCGCCATCAACCAGATCGCACGCGTGGCGGGTGCCCGGCTGCGGGCCGTTGCGGTTGAGGACCTGCGCCCGACGGCGGATTTCACTCATGCCCCCGCCATGGACCTGCCCTCTTTCCTGCATGCCATCGCAACCGGCATGGCGGCGGCAAGACCCGGCACGGACCTGCTGTGCCTGGGGGAGATGGGCATTGGCAACACCACCACGGCGGCCGCCGTATGCGCGGGGCTGTTTGGCGGTGGAGGTGCCGCATGGGCCGGGCGCGGCACGGGGCTGGATGACGCGGGCGTGCGGCACAAGGCACAGGTCATCGATCATGCTCTGGCCCGCCATGCCGCCACCATGGGCGACCCGCTGGAGGTGATGCGCCATCTGGGCGGACATGAACTTGCCGCCATGCTGGGGGCCGCGATCGCCGCGCGCCATTACAACATTCCCGTGCTGCTGGATGGCTTCATCTGCACGGCGGCGGTGGCCCCGCTGGGGCTGTTGCACGCTGGCGGGCTGGACCATACCCGGCTGGCCCACTGTTCCGCCGAAAGCGGGCACGCGCGCCTTGCCTCCGCACTGGGGCTGTCGCCGCTGCTGGACCTGGGGCTGCGGCTGGGCGAAGGCTCGGGCGCGGGGCTGGCCATACCGCTGGTGCGCGCCGCCACCGCATGCCTGTGCGGCATGGCCACCTTTGCGCAGGCGCAGGTCAGCGGACGGGAATGA
- a CDS encoding adenosylcobinamide-GDP ribazoletransferase: protein MSMLGRLRADLACGIGLLSRLPTGWLGGAGLSWSMPRSIWCWPMVGGALGGMAALVYAALLRCGVASLPAAGWSIGMQLLLCGGLHEDGLADMADGCGGGRERARKLEIMRDSRVGSYGVMALGVALLVRVGAVAAMPGTTALLALPVAGALARAAMVVVLWRLPPARRDGLASTMTHLPAYALAAGLCGAGALAALMLPGARAGVAVGVAMVAAAVMCRLARWQLGGQTGDVLGATAVVTECAVLAALS, encoded by the coding sequence ATGAGCATGCTGGGCCGCCTGCGCGCTGACCTGGCATGCGGCATCGGCCTGCTCAGCCGCCTGCCCACCGGGTGGCTGGGCGGGGCTGGCCTGTCCTGGTCCATGCCGCGCAGCATATGGTGCTGGCCGATGGTGGGCGGGGCGCTGGGCGGCATGGCCGCGCTGGTCTATGCCGCCCTGCTGCGTTGTGGCGTTGCCAGCCTGCCCGCCGCAGGATGGAGCATCGGCATGCAACTGCTGCTGTGTGGCGGCCTGCATGAAGATGGGCTGGCGGACATGGCCGACGGATGCGGGGGCGGGCGTGAGCGCGCGCGCAAGCTGGAAATCATGCGCGACAGCCGTGTCGGCAGCTATGGGGTGATGGCGCTGGGGGTTGCCCTGCTGGTACGTGTGGGGGCCGTGGCCGCCATGCCCGGCACGACCGCACTCCTGGCGCTGCCGGTGGCGGGGGCGCTGGCACGGGCGGCCATGGTGGTGGTGCTGTGGCGCCTGCCCCCCGCGCGCCGCGATGGACTGGCCAGCACCATGACCCACCTGCCGGCGTATGCGCTGGCAGCAGGCCTGTGCGGTGCCGGTGCCCTGGCGGCCCTGATGCTGCCCGGCGCGCGGGCGGGCGTGGCGGTGGGCGTGGCCATGGTGGCGGCTGCGGTCATGTGCCGCCTGGCACGGTGGCAACTGGGCGGCCAGACCGGAGACGTTCTTGGTGCAACGGCAGTCGTGACGGAATGTGCGGTTCTGGCTGCCCTGTCGTGA
- a CDS encoding histidine phosphatase family protein, protein MTDRFAVVLARHPAVMGVEGLCYGQRDVALAEGWERMADGLRTVMQGVGCRILFSSPARRCRMVAERVAQFMDLDLRVDSRLREISFGEWEGRPWNRISRTALDAWAADVSGFTPPGGESGGELRGRVRQFWAELQQGGQSCGVITHGGPLRLLQGMVHGAPGSLLAPAPPLGSVRVIEHGHALFTTGQPEPHIPSRLPLHQERLRSGRPVATVPGGT, encoded by the coding sequence ATGACTGACCGTTTTGCAGTTGTGCTGGCGCGCCATCCCGCCGTTATGGGGGTGGAAGGCCTGTGTTACGGCCAGCGTGACGTGGCTCTGGCCGAAGGATGGGAACGCATGGCCGATGGCCTGCGCACCGTCATGCAGGGGGTGGGATGCCGGATTCTGTTTTCCTCTCCTGCCCGTCGGTGCCGGATGGTGGCCGAACGGGTGGCGCAATTCATGGATCTGGACCTGCGGGTGGATTCACGTCTGCGTGAAATCAGTTTCGGGGAGTGGGAAGGCCGCCCATGGAATCGGATTTCCCGCACGGCGCTGGATGCATGGGCCGCTGATGTCAGTGGATTTACCCCCCCCGGCGGGGAAAGCGGGGGCGAACTGCGCGGGCGCGTGCGCCAGTTCTGGGCGGAACTCCAGCAGGGGGGGCAATCCTGCGGGGTGATAACCCATGGCGGCCCGCTGCGCCTGCTTCAGGGTATGGTCCATGGCGCGCCGGGCAGCCTGCTTGCCCCGGCCCCGCCGCTGGGTTCGGTGCGCGTGATCGAGCATGGACATGCGCTGTTCACGACAGGGCAGCCAGAACCGCACATTCCGTCACGACTGCCGTTGCACCAAGAACGTCTCCGGTCTGGCCGCCCAGTTGCCACCGTGCCAGGCGGCACATGA
- a CDS encoding restriction endonuclease, which produces MRIWASACLLLCLPASASAAGLFGATHPTLACGDDAILRSLSDHAITAQQSTTWRKTLFRQGDCHQVTPDIRWEKIANRNGLPLMRRVPPVPGLPPLYFMTGDIAPLAPAGPISPLAERRAAPVPAATIDHPPAPDTPTPEPRKIHMPAPVIVQHAETPLPTDLFFMTRGFQKLGSLILTLMLAGGAGWVMLRIMRTCWIMARRRTASRLCLALAEQHRPMLARWYQQAQAAGGAASTAAWEMHVERFAHSTLIPALARRGRSALWPGIQKSVQAHITTLAAGTVRKPPVDPITPGFYHQDMNQEEYAAFCSQWIEKAGWEIRPPVATGLGSVIQGQRNSLRMLVHCWIDRRPVHDDVILQGIKEKTDSKAHIGAIVSNAPYTQEALLLGKKHRIFLLHHEDIFKFVSGIEVPDVA; this is translated from the coding sequence ATGCGGATATGGGCCAGTGCCTGCCTGCTCCTGTGCCTGCCTGCAAGCGCCAGTGCCGCGGGCCTGTTCGGCGCGACCCATCCCACGCTGGCCTGTGGGGATGATGCGATCCTGCGCAGCCTGTCCGACCATGCCATTACCGCCCAGCAGTCCACCACATGGCGCAAGACCCTGTTCAGGCAGGGGGACTGCCATCAGGTCACACCCGATATCCGGTGGGAGAAGATTGCCAACCGCAACGGCCTTCCGCTCATGCGCCGCGTGCCACCGGTGCCGGGGCTGCCGCCTCTCTATTTCATGACCGGTGACATCGCCCCGCTTGCGCCCGCAGGCCCGATATCCCCCCTGGCTGAACGGCGTGCCGCCCCTGTTCCGGCTGCCACCATCGACCATCCGCCCGCACCGGACACCCCCACCCCGGAACCCCGGAAGATACACATGCCTGCCCCCGTCATCGTGCAGCATGCGGAAACACCCCTGCCCACGGATCTCTTTTTCATGACCCGTGGCTTCCAGAAGCTGGGATCCCTGATCCTGACCCTTATGCTTGCGGGCGGGGCAGGATGGGTGATGCTCCGGATCATGCGTACGTGCTGGATCATGGCGCGGCGGCGTACGGCAAGCCGCCTGTGCCTGGCACTGGCCGAACAGCATCGCCCCATGCTGGCACGGTGGTACCAGCAGGCGCAGGCCGCAGGCGGCGCCGCATCCACCGCTGCATGGGAAATGCATGTGGAACGCTTTGCGCACAGCACCCTTATCCCCGCCCTTGCCCGGCGCGGCAGGAGCGCTCTGTGGCCAGGCATACAGAAATCGGTGCAGGCGCACATCACCACGCTTGCCGCCGGCACGGTCCGCAAACCGCCGGTGGACCCCATCACCCCCGGCTTCTATCATCAGGACATGAACCAGGAGGAATATGCCGCCTTCTGTTCGCAATGGATAGAAAAGGCGGGGTGGGAGATCCGCCCACCGGTGGCGACCGGCCTTGGCTCCGTCATCCAGGGACAGAGGAACAGCCTGCGGATGCTGGTCCATTGCTGGATTGACCGCAGGCCGGTGCATGATGACGTGATCCTGCAGGGCATAAAGGAAAAGACGGACAGCAAGGCGCACATAGGTGCCATCGTCTCCAACGCCCCCTACACGCAGGAAGCCCTGCTGCTGGGCAAGAAGCACCGCATCTTCCTGCTGCACCATGAAGATATCTTCAAGTTCGTATCCGGCATTGAAGTGCCGGATGTCGCCTGA
- a CDS encoding amino acid permease — protein MSKPDHALEDSTPILLEENDGYHKGLGGRQIQMIAIGGAIGTGLFLGAGSRLQAAGPSLAVVYLVCGAFSFLIMRALGELVMYRPTCGSFVSYAREFLGEKAAFVAGWLSFMNWAMTGIVDITAVALYMHFWGTFAAVPQWAFALMALGIVTTLNMVGVRWFGEIEFWFSLLKVVALCLFLVIGSVVLGVRMPVGGHQTGLHLIADNGGIFPHGLVASLLLVQGVVFAYSGIELIGTAAGECADVRTVLPRSINSVIWRIGLFYVFSVVLLVNLLPWTAYHAGTSPFVTFFETLGIPGVDTIMNIVVLTAALSSLNSGLYSTGRVLRAMALGGAAPGVLARMNANSVPANGILLTVAVYLVGVVLNYVVPSQVFEIVLNMAALGIISTWVFILLSQIRLRQAIRSGRIAPTGFEMPGAPFTSWLTLAFLVTVMVLMAFDYPNGTCTLASMPVVGLLLVAGWKYLAPLRNAQDTTPAEGATPPTT, from the coding sequence ATGAGCAAACCGGACCACGCGCTGGAAGACAGCACCCCCATCCTGCTAGAAGAAAATGACGGCTATCACAAGGGTCTTGGCGGACGCCAGATCCAGATGATCGCCATTGGCGGCGCGATCGGGACCGGGCTGTTCCTGGGTGCGGGGTCGCGGCTGCAGGCGGCGGGGCCCTCGCTTGCGGTGGTGTACCTGGTGTGTGGCGCGTTCTCGTTCCTGATCATGCGCGCACTGGGTGAACTGGTGATGTACCGCCCCACCTGTGGCAGCTTTGTTTCCTATGCGCGGGAATTCCTGGGCGAGAAGGCAGCCTTCGTGGCGGGGTGGCTGTCCTTCATGAACTGGGCCATGACGGGCATTGTCGATATCACGGCGGTGGCGCTGTACATGCATTTCTGGGGCACGTTCGCCGCCGTGCCGCAATGGGCCTTCGCCCTTATGGCGCTGGGTATCGTCACCACGCTGAACATGGTGGGGGTCCGGTGGTTCGGGGAAATCGAGTTCTGGTTCTCGCTGCTCAAGGTCGTGGCCCTGTGCCTGTTCCTGGTCATCGGCAGTGTTGTCCTGGGCGTGCGCATGCCGGTGGGTGGTCACCAGACGGGGCTGCACCTGATTGCGGACAATGGCGGCATCTTCCCCCACGGGCTGGTGGCCAGCCTGCTGCTGGTGCAGGGCGTGGTGTTTGCGTATTCCGGCATAGAACTGATCGGCACGGCGGCGGGGGAATGCGCCGATGTGCGCACGGTCCTGCCGCGCAGCATCAACAGTGTCATCTGGCGCATCGGGCTGTTCTATGTGTTTTCGGTCGTGCTGCTGGTCAACCTGCTGCCGTGGACGGCCTACCACGCGGGCACCAGCCCGTTCGTGACCTTTTTCGAGACACTGGGCATACCCGGGGTTGATACGATCATGAACATCGTGGTGCTGACCGCGGCACTGTCCAGCCTCAATTCCGGGCTGTATTCCACCGGGCGCGTGCTGCGCGCCATGGCGCTGGGCGGGGCGGCACCCGGCGTACTTGCCCGCATGAACGCGAACTCCGTGCCCGCCAACGGCATCCTGCTTACGGTCGCGGTCTATCTGGTGGGGGTGGTACTGAATTACGTCGTGCCGTCACAGGTGTTCGAGATCGTGCTGAACATGGCGGCGCTGGGCATCATCAGCACATGGGTGTTCATCCTGCTCAGCCAGATCAGGCTGCGTCAGGCGATACGCAGCGGGCGCATTGCGCCCACCGGCTTTGAAATGCCGGGCGCGCCCTTTACCTCATGGCTCACGCTGGCCTTTCTGGTGACCGTGATGGTGCTCATGGCATTTGACTACCCCAACGGCACCTGCACGCTGGCCAGCATGCCGGTGGTTGGCCTGCTGCTGGTTGCAGGATGGAAATACCTTGCCCCCCTCCGCAACGCGCAGGACACCACCCCGGCGGAGGGTGCAACGCCCCCCACGACATGA
- a CDS encoding asparaginase translates to MQRPVIAIISTGGTIARQATDPRDTVDYAEIGTSLGGGDLLAALPENVRARFAVHGIAFSSCDSVQMTLPRWFELAGLISRTVAEQPDLAGIVVTHGTSSLEEAACFLDLVLDVPCPVVVVGAQRPASAISADGPANLFAALLVASAPQAAGRGVLVVANNEIHAAQEVTKASTYQLETFRSPDFGPLGMIEANRVFFGRTAAYRRHVGWPAGYGAGGEIPRVDICYSHAGADGVGIRAFVDAGARGLISAGMLPGMCTPAENAALDEAVARGVVVVQATSGYCGGVVRRQELCQRGILAAGHMRPRQARILLALALMTGADMDGIQALFDRP, encoded by the coding sequence ATGCAGCGACCTGTCATAGCCATCATATCCACCGGGGGCACCATTGCCCGGCAGGCAACGGACCCGCGTGATACGGTCGATTATGCCGAAATCGGCACAAGCCTTGGGGGTGGTGACCTGCTGGCGGCCCTGCCGGAAAACGTGCGCGCGCGGTTTGCCGTGCACGGCATTGCGTTCTCAAGCTGTGACAGCGTGCAGATGACCCTGCCGCGCTGGTTTGAACTGGCCGGTCTGATCAGCCGGACGGTTGCCGAACAGCCTGACCTGGCCGGGATTGTCGTCACCCATGGCACATCGTCGTTGGAGGAAGCGGCCTGCTTCCTTGACCTGGTGCTGGATGTGCCCTGCCCGGTCGTGGTGGTTGGCGCGCAGCGTCCGGCCAGCGCCATCAGCGCGGATGGTCCGGCCAACCTGTTCGCGGCCCTGCTGGTGGCGTCAGCCCCGCAGGCGGCGGGCCGTGGCGTGCTGGTGGTGGCCAATAACGAAATTCATGCGGCGCAGGAAGTCACCAAGGCATCGACCTACCAGCTTGAAACCTTCCGCTCACCCGATTTCGGGCCGCTTGGCATGATCGAGGCCAATCGGGTCTTTTTTGGTCGCACGGCCGCCTATCGCCGGCATGTCGGCTGGCCCGCCGGTTACGGCGCGGGAGGCGAAATCCCGCGCGTGGATATCTGTTACAGTCACGCCGGGGCGGATGGCGTGGGCATACGGGCCTTTGTGGATGCGGGGGCGCGGGGCCTGATATCGGCCGGGATGCTGCCGGGCATGTGCACCCCTGCCGAGAACGCGGCGCTGGACGAAGCCGTGGCCCGTGGCGTGGTGGTGGTGCAGGCCACCAGCGGGTACTGCGGTGGCGTGGTGCGGCGGCAGGAACTGTGCCAGCGTGGCATTCTGGCGGCGGGACACATGCGGCCACGGCAGGCGCGTATCCTGCTGGCGCTGGCGCTCATGACCGGGGCGGACATGGACGGCATCCAGGCCCTGTTTGACAGGCCCTGA